GCAAAAAGTAAGGTTAAGGTTATAACCAACGACAAAAAAACTTTTGAATTTCCAAAGTCGCTTAATCTCGACAATGTATTAAAAACTCTTGGGGTTGATTCCTCAGAAAGAGAAAAAGCTATTGTCCTTATTTCTAAAGGTAAAGCCACAAATGATACACTTTTGGTAATCTCCAGAGAAGGTCAAAAAATTAAAATAGTAACCAAGGAAATGGTTTCAAAAAAAGATACTTTAATAAATGACAAAAAAGATTCTGAAAATGATGAAATAAGGACATTTGATGAAGACTACTCTTCTGAAAAAGCTTACAAAAGAAAACATGATGAAAAACCAGATGAACCTAAAAAACCCAAGAAGTTTTTCGCAAAAAGTGATTTTGGTTTATATGTTGGATTAAATAATTTCACAAAATACACCTCAGAAAGTCCTGAAAGGCTTATGGGATTAAGGAATTTATCTTCCAGATATGTGGCACTGTCTTTTAGAAAAAATGCTACACTTGTAAGAGGCGAAAAAGTAGATTGGGCTCTAAGCTATGGTCCAGAGATTGCATGGTACAATTT
The sequence above is a segment of the Cytophagaceae bacterium genome. Coding sequences within it:
- a CDS encoding outer membrane beta-barrel protein, translating into MKKLIFIAAILGFKASFAFVPKDTTIIEFDDKTAKSKVKVITNDKKTFEFPKSLNLDNVLKTLGVDSSEREKAIVLISKGKATNDTLLVISREGQKIKIVTKEMVSKKDTLINDKKDSENDEIRTFDEDYSSEKAYKRKHDEKPDEPKKPKKFFAKSDFGLYVGLNNFTKYTSESPERLMGLRNLSSRYVALSFRKNATLVRGEKVDWALSYGPEIAWYNFMFKNSNIADMKNNQVVFVKNTKETEKSKLVMPYLNFPVMFNFGFKEEKFKIGFGGYAGYRVGGYTKEKYTSGGKNKVQDDFGFNDFIYGLTAEIGKKNGLTLFGRYDLNKLFKENQVNSLDTQAFSVGLRF